The segment ACAGTGGGAGGAACATTAAAAGTCAGTAGATTTCAGCTACATACACTGACTTCTGCATTCTGATCAAGACTACATTTTAACTTTGCATAAATTACTCGGGTTACACAAACACTTCCACTACTACAAGATATACAAAGAACAAGCCACAATTAGGATTTAATCATCTTcctgtgaaaatattttgttcaacGTTCACAAGAAAGCAGGAAGCATCAATACAAGAGAATTATTCAGGGAGGTAGTTCAATATTTCATTATTCTGAGGTAGCAGAAGTGGCTGTTGgcctcacagaaaacatctgacTGCACACAATTAGAGGAGCAGTTTCCTATTCTGTTCCCAGACTCTTCAGACCAACCCATTACCAAACCTCACTGGGGGGATGTAACAGCAGCATCAGCTCAGTGAGGTCCTGGTTTGAGTCAATCAGCAAGGCACAATCTGAAAAACAGCTCCTGGCAAAAGCAAGGAACAGATCTGTGACTGAACAACAACTCAGGAGAACATCTGGAAAGCTCTGTAAAAACTCACAGATCTGCCTGGCAAGAGTTTCTGAAGTCTGGGACACATTCTGCAAAATCCTGAGTCCAACAGGTGGGAGAGTTAAAGGGTTAACCCCTTCCTGAGGGCAGGAACCTCATCCTTGTCCCTGAGGACCAAACACCTCAAACTTCAACTTTTTCAGCCTCCATTTCCCCACTGCTCCCAAGCACTCGAGGCAGTGAGGGGGGCACGAGAGGGAGCTCAGCTTCTTGCTGTACAGGAACAAAAGCTGCTGGTTCTTCTGGAAGCTGCACTGCTGGCTGCATGatcccatcctgcagctctACCTTGGCTCCTGgggtgcagcccctgctcccctcctgccccagctcacacagggctCCATcatcctggggctgctgcaagATCTCACCCAGGCCTGcacagctccccacagcctggGCAGGTGGCACAGGGCCCTGCACgtcctcctgccccagctcacacagggctCCATcatcctggggctgctgcaagATCTCACCCAGCCCTGTGAGCCTTGCACAGCTCCCCACGACCTGGGCAGGTGGCACAGGGCCCTGCacaccctcctgccccagctcatACAGGGCTCCATcatcctggggctgctgcaagatctcaccctgccctgcacagctccccacGGCCTGGGCAGGTGGCACAGGGCCCTGCATGTCCTCCTTCAGGAGCTCCAGTGGCTGGCTTGGTGCCTCCAGAGATCCCCACTGCgggcacaggggctgccaggACTCAGCAGAGGAGCAGTAGAGCTCAGCCACCCCCTTTGCAATGACCtctgaggggctctgcagggtcagCAGGGACATGGCCTCTACCAGGTAGCTGAGCTCAGccctctgggcagcctgaggGCTtggcccagcagctccagccctgtctgtgccctgcatgggctcaggccctgccacctgcacagcacacagggacaggcccATGCCCACCAGAGCCCCCAGGGTGTCTGCAGGAGGTTCTGGCCCAGATCCAGCTTCACTGGAGAGCTCCATGAGGCTGAGGATATTCCCCTCCTGCAGGGttagcccagcacagggggctccctcagtgccagcctgctcctcctcagcccccagagctcccacagcagcaccagccttCATCTCCTCTTCTGCCTCATCCACTTTATCCTGCTGACTCAAACCTTCAACTTctccctcatcctcctcatcagCAGGGGCCACAAAGAAGTCCATGGGATTCCAGGCTGGCTCCCACCTGTGGGAATttacaaaatcagagggttttgggaaagctgcaaaaggcctcagagacagcagaactctgattagagctaagcagcagccatgagattggtcagcagaaaaattatttaaacggtagaaaagcaaggacaaatagaacaatggtctctgtattaatgcttgtctagaataactctctaagctacagaaaagtttgtctagcaagatattaggaagtttgaagcttaataatggagctctgtgtgttgtgttttaaggctcacaagcaggtattttaCTCAAAATAAGCAAGcgttttaaccaaaggtacgtgtgcttatagtggttggatagaactgctgtctatatagaatatatactatacagatataaatactgtcaatgtgcttttgctttgtgtgattggtcacaAAACTTATcaagtaagttgtaacattaagttcttggtctgttgcctgggatgtgagctgctggcatcttcccattgtcataaccatgcaatgagactgatgctggaaaacaaaacagctcaaggcagttccacagcagccccGTCCCATTTGTGATTTGTAAATAGCCACCCAcccttctgcagcacagcaggcatCTCCATTCTCCTCCAGAGCATCAGCTGAggcctgctgctcctggagcagctccttggaGCCCTGCTTGGGCACCttcagggctggggtggggggcTGTGTGTCCAGGAACGTCCGTGtgtccctggggctctgcaggatggGCTTGGTCTCGCTGGGCTCTGGgtttgctgcctgctgctccctgcacctctcacagagcacacagcacagctgctggctgaggctgctgcccatgctgccACCCCACTGCACCTGCaggaaaaaatggcatttttagcATGGATGTTTCCTCAAGTACCACAGGTTTGGTGGCTTAGCTTCCACAGACACCTTCAGGCaggaaaaatggcatttttagcATTGATGTTTCCTCATGCCCTCGAGGTTTGGCGGTTTAGCTCCCATAGACACCTTCAGGCAGGAAAAATGGCATTTAATCACTTTTTAGCACCTCTCACagaacacacagcacagctgctggctgaggctgctgcccatgctgccACCCCACTGCACCTGCaggaaaaaatggcatttttagcATGGATGTTTCCTCAAGTACCACAGGTTTGGTGGCTTAGACACCGCAGTCTATCCACAGACATCTTCAGGcaagaaaaatggcattttaatcACTTTTTAGGATTGATGTTCCCTCACATCCGAGAGGTTTGGTGGTTTGACTCCCACAGACACCTTCAGGCAGGAAAAATGGCATTTCATCCCTTTTTATCATTGATATTTCCTCAAGTATCAGAAGTTTGGTGGCTTGGACACCACAGTCTACCCACAGACACCTTCAGGCaggaaaaatggcattttatCACTTTTTGGCATTGATTTTCCCTCAAGTACCAGAGGTTTGGAGATTCAGACACCCAGACCCCAGCTCTCAGTGCAGAATTCCCACCCGTCACCAGGCAGGTTTGTTAATTAGCAGAGTTTGTTAATCAGCACCCAGGAGTAGCTGCTGTTAATGCTGTTAATTCAGGTGCAGCATTTTACAAGGGCAACTCCTTCAGCCTGAAGGAAAAACTGAGTTTAGACT is part of the Ammospiza caudacuta isolate bAmmCau1 chromosome 23, bAmmCau1.pri, whole genome shotgun sequence genome and harbors:
- the LOC131567519 gene encoding uncharacterized protein LOC131567519; protein product: MDFFVAPADEEDEGEVEGLSQQDKVDEAEEEMKAGAAVGALGAEEEQAGTEGAPCAGLTLQEGNILSLMELSSEAGSGPEPPADTLGALVGMGLSLCAVQVAGPEPMQGTDRAGAAGPSPQAAQRAELSYLVEAMSLLTLQSPSEVIAKGVAELYCSSAESWQPLCPQWGSLEAPSQPLELLKEDMQGPVPPAQAVGSCAGQGEILQQPQDDGALYELGQEGVQGPVPPAQVVGSCARLTGLGEILQQPQDDGALCELGQEDVQGPVPPAQAVGSCAGLGEILQQPQDDGALCELGQEGSRGCTPGAKVELQDGIMQPAVQLPEEPAAFVPVQQEAELPLVPPSLPRVLGSSGEMEAEKVEV